CCTAATAGAGTGTATTTCAAAAGAATAAAAACGAAAAAGTAAACAATTAAACTAACGAGGAATAACAGAGGAACGATACCGAAGAACCGTGTCGCCCCTAGAAATTCAAACTGGCCATAAATGTTCTGAAGTACCGCAGCTGTAAGGGCAAGGGAAATCCCTTTAAATATCCCTGCGGCTGCGAGGGAAATAATAAAGGATGGCGCCTTGAACATTATAGATGCTGCCCCGACCAGAAATGAGCAAAACATGGAAACAAACAGGCCAGTGAGTACTGCCAGAACCGATGGAACACCTGACTTGATCATCATTGCCATGATACAGGCAGAAAGACCAAGATTCGCACCTGCAGAAATATCAAAATTTCCTGAAATGATGAGAATAGTTGCTCCTGCGGCTACGACTCCAAGAGTGGATACCTGCTGGAGAATATTTATAATATTGTTAATTCTAAGGAATCTTGGATTGAGAATAGCTGTAATCAAGGAAATACCTAGAATTACAATTAAAAGAAAGAACCATTGGTTCTTCCACAAAGAAGACATTCTATGCCGAGAGTGTTCCATATATCTTAATCCTTATCAATTCCAATGAAGTATCGAATCAGTGATTCTTCAGAGAGATTTTTATTGTCTAAAATTTCTACCAGTCTTCCATTCCGCATGATAGCGATACGGTCACTCAGAGACATCAGTTCCGGCATATCCGAACTCACCATAAGAACAGTTTTGCCACTCAGGGCAAAAGAAACCATCAGTTTGTAGATATCTTGTTTGGCTCCTATATCCACACCTTTAGTTGGTTCATCAAAAATAAAAATGTCTGCCTTCTGAGACAACCAGCGGGCAATGACTGCCTTTTGCTGATTGCCCCCGCTCAGGCTGACTATTGGATTATCCAAATCGGCGACAGCAATACCCAGTCTATCTTTCATATCAAGAGCCAGATTCCTCTCTTTTACCAGATCGATAAAAAAATTGGATCTTGATTCAAAAAACAAAGTGGAAATATTTTCCGCCACACTGCGCTCTTTGAACATGGCATAAAGATGGCGATCTTCTGTAACCATGGCAATTCCAGCTTTAATGGCATCTTTGGGTGAATGGATTTTTTGTTCCACTCCCTTGAGACGAAGAATTCCAGAGTCAGGTTTCACCACTCCGAATATCAGGTTCATCAATTCAGATCTGCCGGAGCCGACGAGCCCCCCGAAACCCAGGATTTCTCCGGATTGTGCACTGAAACTGACATCTACAACTTCACGACCTGAATTGAAGTTTTCCACCTCAAGAACGACCTGTCCAATTTCCGAACTCTGCCGAGTATAGAACTGAGAAGCCTCCCTACCCACCATTTTGCGGATAATCTCTGCCTCATCTGTGTTCTTTCGGGCATAAGTGCCAACCTGGCTGCCATCTTTCAGAACAAGTATGGTATCGGCAATTTCAAAAACTTCTTCCAGATAATGTGAGATGTATACTATTCCGAGCCCCCGTCTTTTC
The DNA window shown above is from Oceanispirochaeta sp. and carries:
- a CDS encoding ABC transporter permease encodes the protein MEHSRHRMSSLWKNQWFFLLIVILGISLITAILNPRFLRINNIINILQQVSTLGVVAAGATILIISGNFDISAGANLGLSACIMAMMIKSGVPSVLAVLTGLFVSMFCSFLVGAASIMFKAPSFIISLAAAGIFKGISLALTAAVLQNIYGQFEFLGATRFFGIVPLLFLVSLIVYFFVFILLKYTLLGRRIYSIGSNPTAAYLSGINIKLNKLIFFMISGGLIGLAATMMLSRIGAAQASTGSGIELTAIGAVVIGGTTMDGGKGGIVGTFFGVLLMGVIANSLNMLQVSPYLQGVINGVVIVIAIAVSSLSQSDQKRVV
- a CDS encoding sugar ABC transporter ATP-binding protein — encoded protein: YYGNHCALKNVSFDLHAGEVLCLVGENGAGKSTLIKSLSGAITPDKGIMIFQDGEERSQLKPRDAMKLGLATIYQDVELIDSLTVADNIFLGYEKKGKFPLFVNTSAQRIRAREILDRLNIGINENMLVEELSAAEKQNLQIVKALHHEAKILILDEPTSSLGLEETRALMSLIGELKRRGLGIVYISHYLEEVFEIADTILVLKDGSQVGTYARKNTDEAEIIRKMVGREASQFYTRQSSEIGQVVLEVENFNSGREVVDVSFSAQSGEILGFGGLVGSGRSELMNLIFGVVKPDSGILRLKGVEQKIHSPKDAIKAGIAMVTEDRHLYAMFKERSVAENISTLFFESRSNFFIDLVKERNLALDMKDRLGIAVADLDNPIVSLSGGNQQKAVIARWLSQKADIFIFDEPTKGVDIGAKQDIYKLMVSFALSGKTVLMVSSDMPELMSLSDRIAIMRNGRLVEILDNKNLSEESLIRYFIGIDKD